The Acidobacteriota bacterium genome contains a region encoding:
- a CDS encoding DUF2029 domain-containing protein, with protein MNRETDQESLRRTLWRMVAIIAILGAVSYGALAYFVAGEIADPESTVRVGDDYSTFHAAAQILLFGEADTLYDVDEVAAVRTALRGEVTSAAPAYVNPPAFAMLLVPLASLRYGAGLAVWTVAGFLALGVSLRLLHTPRPWLVLAVAATSINGFIGVRLGQAQMFWAALYGAILWRLRGSAQVQAGLFAALLSLKPQLLAPLVLWWMIDWRQYWRALLSVGAGSAVLALLPMVLFPGSYDGYFALLRESSASALQEGIPWGATLPYALFAITGPSTFVATVGFVLSNLLLVGLVVVAVRGRWHQDVMFVVAILGAAALSNHLLLYDWMVLVPAGVVVARYLPRKGVDLPAMIVSIVYASFVQMAFGASVYRRLGFTVQITSFVLIFVGIVAVRRMRSTDGAALVTESGLETTI; from the coding sequence ATGAACCGCGAAACCGACCAGGAATCGCTGCGCCGAACGCTGTGGCGGATGGTCGCCATCATCGCGATCCTAGGAGCTGTGTCCTACGGTGCGCTCGCATATTTCGTCGCCGGCGAAATCGCCGACCCTGAATCGACGGTACGCGTCGGCGACGACTACTCGACGTTCCATGCCGCAGCGCAGATCTTACTTTTTGGTGAGGCCGACACCCTCTACGACGTGGATGAGGTTGCCGCGGTTCGGACCGCGTTGAGAGGAGAAGTCACCTCCGCCGCGCCTGCTTATGTCAATCCTCCCGCCTTTGCGATGCTCCTGGTTCCGCTCGCTTCGCTGCGTTACGGGGCAGGCCTTGCGGTGTGGACCGTGGCGGGATTTCTCGCCTTGGGTGTGTCGTTGCGACTTCTGCACACACCGAGACCATGGCTGGTGTTGGCCGTCGCAGCGACGTCGATCAATGGTTTCATTGGTGTGCGGCTTGGGCAGGCCCAGATGTTTTGGGCCGCGCTGTATGGAGCAATTCTGTGGAGGCTCCGGGGTTCCGCACAGGTCCAGGCCGGGCTTTTCGCCGCCCTACTATCGCTCAAACCTCAGTTGCTGGCCCCACTCGTATTGTGGTGGATGATCGATTGGCGCCAGTACTGGCGGGCGCTCCTCTCCGTAGGTGCGGGGTCGGCGGTCCTGGCGCTGCTGCCGATGGTGCTGTTCCCCGGGTCATACGACGGCTATTTCGCCTTGCTGCGCGAGTCGTCGGCCTCCGCGTTGCAGGAGGGGATTCCCTGGGGTGCGACTCTTCCGTATGCGCTGTTCGCCATCACCGGCCCGTCCACATTTGTCGCCACAGTCGGGTTCGTCCTCAGCAACCTGTTACTCGTCGGCCTCGTCGTTGTTGCCGTCCGCGGCCGGTGGCACCAGGACGTCATGTTTGTCGTGGCGATCCTCGGCGCCGCAGCACTTTCCAACCACCTGCTCCTCTACGACTGGATGGTGCTTGTGCCTGCGGGTGTAGTGGTAGCGCGATATCTCCCAAGAAAAGGCGTCGACCTACCCGCCATGATCGTTTCGATTGTGTACGCGTCCTTCGTGCAGATGGCTTTCGGGGCATCGGTATATCGCAGACTCGGGTTTACGGTGCAGATCACCTCGTTCGTCCTGATTTTCGTTGGCATCGTGGCTGTGAGGCGCATGCGGTCAACCGACGGCGCCGCGCTGGTCACTGAATCTGGATTGGAAACCACGATATGA
- a CDS encoding DUF2029 domain-containing protein: MKSEAGRESLRRNLWRGVAVILGVGAALYVLSIYSVATDSDHRSQTGNVVGVDYSTFHAGATMLRYRDADQLYDLEAMTDLLQEVRRGPVGLEPTYLNPPAFAMVLTPFAPLRYEVGLALWTTLGIVAFFFGLRSIGTTRPAFVLGAVLVSVPGFLGVTLGQGQFFWAALYAGVLSRLRAGQATQAGLLAAVLILKPQLLAPIVLWWLIDWRRHHRSLVTVAVAASAISLAPAVLFPGSYSGYLSMLKAASDAFPLNGIPMGVTLRDTVDAFTGGSSVWSGAIVLGGVAVFAIVLVRGVRSEWGTDVMFIVATVGGLLVIPHLVMYDWVVLVPVGIVFAQHIPARSVALPMIIVGLLYTLLFQAAFGIASFERFGSSIQIAALVLVSSAVFGVRQILQEPTSAHMS, encoded by the coding sequence ATGAAGTCAGAGGCAGGGCGGGAGTCACTCCGCAGAAACCTCTGGCGTGGTGTCGCCGTCATACTCGGCGTTGGCGCCGCGCTCTACGTTTTGTCGATCTACAGCGTCGCGACCGATTCGGACCATCGCAGCCAAACAGGCAACGTGGTTGGTGTTGACTACTCGACCTTCCACGCCGGTGCAACGATGCTGCGCTATCGCGACGCGGACCAGCTGTACGACCTCGAAGCCATGACGGACCTTCTGCAGGAAGTACGTCGCGGCCCGGTAGGGCTGGAGCCGACGTACCTCAACCCACCGGCCTTCGCAATGGTGCTGACACCCTTCGCACCCCTGCGTTACGAGGTCGGTCTCGCTCTGTGGACCACTCTTGGGATTGTGGCATTCTTCTTTGGGCTTCGTTCCATCGGGACGACGCGACCCGCGTTCGTGCTCGGTGCAGTGCTGGTGTCGGTACCGGGGTTTCTCGGCGTGACGCTCGGTCAGGGCCAATTCTTTTGGGCTGCGCTCTACGCGGGTGTCTTGTCGCGGCTGCGGGCGGGACAAGCAACGCAGGCCGGTCTGCTCGCTGCTGTACTGATTCTGAAACCCCAGCTACTTGCCCCGATCGTTCTTTGGTGGCTGATTGACTGGCGACGCCACCACCGGTCACTCGTCACCGTTGCAGTCGCGGCATCGGCGATATCGCTTGCACCAGCAGTGCTTTTTCCGGGCTCGTACAGCGGTTACCTATCCATGCTCAAAGCTGCCTCGGACGCGTTTCCCCTCAATGGGATCCCGATGGGGGTGACGCTTCGGGACACAGTGGATGCTTTCACCGGGGGGTCTTCGGTATGGTCAGGCGCCATCGTATTGGGCGGTGTTGCGGTGTTTGCCATCGTGCTCGTGCGTGGCGTTCGATCAGAGTGGGGCACCGACGTTATGTTTATCGTGGCAACGGTTGGGGGACTGCTGGTCATCCCGCACCTCGTCATGTACGACTGGGTGGTGCTGGTACCGGTCGGGATCGTGTTTGCTCAACACATTCCTGCGCGTTCGGTGGCACTGCCGATGATCATCGTGGGGCTGCTGTATACGTTGCTGTTCCAGGCTGCGTTTGGTATTGCATCCTTCGAGCGGTTTGGGTCGAGCATCCAGATTGCGGCATTGGTACTGGTATCCTCCGCGGTATTCGGAGTCCGCCAGATTCTCCAGGAGCCCACGTCAGCACACATGTCATAG
- a CDS encoding DoxX family membrane protein, with translation MTSAGTYHFVRPEAYEALIPPILPAKRSLVYVTGVMEIGFALGLLVPAWRRWSAAGLIVTLIVVFPANVWMALQGGIDDRRLPASFANPVVAWARLPFQGLFIWWASLFLRK, from the coding sequence ATGACCTCAGCGGGGACCTACCACTTCGTGCGCCCTGAGGCGTACGAGGCGCTCATCCCTCCCATCCTCCCCGCAAAACGTTCGCTGGTTTACGTCACCGGTGTTATGGAAATAGGGTTTGCGCTCGGTCTACTCGTCCCAGCTTGGCGTCGCTGGTCCGCTGCGGGACTCATCGTCACGCTGATTGTTGTGTTTCCAGCAAATGTCTGGATGGCGCTCCAGGGCGGCATCGATGACCGTCGCCTCCCTGCCTCGTTCGCAAACCCAGTTGTCGCCTGGGCCAGACTCCCCTTCCAAGGCCTCTTCATCTGGTGGGCGTCACTGTTTTTGCGGAAATGA
- a CDS encoding molybdopterin-dependent oxidoreductase, which yields MTNSIPEIRDADFLLVIGSNTSEAHPIIAMEMKKAVRRGAKLAVADPRAIWMTSIAKWHLQIEPGSDVWLLNAFAHVIIDEGLEDKEWIAQNTEGFEAVKKTVAAYTPEKAETVTGVPAEMIREVAREYATTRKAGIYYTLGITEHTTGTDNVYALSNLVLMTGHLGGASMGMNPLRGQNNVQGANDSGATPTFYPGYQWAKDTEVRDKFAKAWGAEQSDVPGLNLNEMMEVMGTQVKGVYLMGEDIVMSEPNVGKLEEALNGIEFMVVQDIFLNESCRYADVVLPAACFAEKDGVFTNSDRRVQRVRKAIDPPGQARADWEIILDVMERAGYKNPHYDGVADIYAEMAALTPQFSGISHERIEEDGLQWPVETADAPSTVYLHKGGVLRGKGLFQAVEYRPPFEQADPEYPLVLSTGRTLYHYNAGSQTRRIDGLVEKQPEAFIEIHPRTARALGVEDGAMVDVVTRRGRVRCRAMVSRQVKRNTIWMPFHFAEARANLLTTEAGDAVTGTGEYKVCAARIEPAEGTDVQAVFPGSYQTPTRLTASP from the coding sequence ATGACGAACTCCATTCCCGAGATCCGCGATGCAGACTTCCTTCTCGTAATCGGGTCAAACACATCTGAGGCCCATCCGATCATCGCAATGGAAATGAAGAAAGCGGTCCGGCGTGGCGCCAAGCTTGCCGTTGCCGACCCGCGGGCGATATGGATGACGTCGATTGCGAAGTGGCACCTCCAGATCGAACCGGGCAGCGATGTGTGGCTCCTCAATGCTTTCGCCCATGTCATCATCGACGAGGGCCTCGAAGACAAAGAGTGGATAGCTCAAAACACCGAGGGTTTCGAAGCAGTAAAGAAGACAGTGGCGGCCTACACGCCGGAGAAGGCCGAAACGGTCACCGGAGTCCCGGCGGAGATGATCCGCGAGGTAGCGCGGGAGTACGCCACGACGCGCAAGGCAGGCATCTATTACACGCTTGGTATCACCGAGCACACCACCGGCACCGACAACGTCTATGCCCTATCAAACCTTGTGTTGATGACCGGCCACCTAGGTGGCGCATCTATGGGAATGAACCCTCTCCGCGGTCAGAACAATGTGCAGGGCGCCAATGATTCCGGGGCTACACCAACGTTCTATCCGGGTTATCAGTGGGCGAAGGACACAGAAGTCCGAGACAAGTTTGCCAAGGCCTGGGGCGCTGAGCAGTCAGACGTCCCCGGTCTCAACCTCAACGAGATGATGGAAGTCATGGGTACCCAGGTAAAGGGTGTGTATCTCATGGGCGAAGACATCGTGATGTCAGAACCCAACGTTGGGAAGCTCGAAGAGGCGCTCAACGGTATTGAGTTCATGGTCGTTCAGGACATCTTCCTCAATGAGTCATGCCGATACGCAGATGTCGTGTTACCGGCGGCGTGCTTCGCCGAAAAAGACGGCGTGTTCACCAACTCGGATCGGCGGGTGCAACGAGTGCGCAAAGCGATCGACCCACCGGGCCAGGCTCGGGCCGACTGGGAGATCATCCTCGACGTGATGGAGCGTGCGGGATACAAGAACCCACACTACGACGGCGTTGCGGACATCTACGCAGAAATGGCCGCGCTCACGCCACAATTTTCGGGAATCTCGCACGAACGCATCGAAGAAGATGGCCTTCAGTGGCCGGTCGAGACAGCAGATGCGCCAAGCACGGTGTATCTCCACAAGGGTGGCGTGTTACGAGGCAAGGGCCTGTTCCAAGCTGTCGAGTACCGCCCGCCATTCGAGCAGGCCGATCCTGAGTATCCACTAGTCCTCAGCACCGGCCGCACGCTGTACCACTACAACGCCGGTTCGCAGACTCGTCGAATCGACGGTCTGGTGGAAAAGCAGCCGGAAGCGTTCATCGAAATCCATCCTCGTACCGCACGTGCGCTTGGCGTCGAAGACGGGGCCATGGTGGATGTCGTAACCCGGCGAGGCCGAGTTCGTTGCCGCGCCATGGTGTCGCGCCAGGTAAAACGGAACACCATTTGGATGCCTTTTCACTTCGCCGAGGCTCGCGCCAATCTCCTCACCACTGAGGCCGGTGACGCCGTGACCGGCACCGGCGAATACAAGGTCTGCGCGGCCCGTATTGAGCCCGCGGAGGGTACCGACGTGCAGGCGGTGTTCCCCGGGTCGTACCAGACACCCACCCGTCTCACAGCCAGTCCGTGA
- a CDS encoding (2Fe-2S)-binding protein, producing MTGETLTINGTTVDFRPGETILSAARRIDVDIPTLCHDDRIDPAAACRICLVEVTGSRLMQPSCHSKTQAGMDVTTESKRVARNRQFSLSLHMADTVSDRTVAEDANPNRLFELADIHGTAGLWPHVDSPRQGRPMDTNRFIEFREDRCIGCALCTRYCDEVEGVTAITLSHRGAKMTISTVDELSLTDTTCELCGGCVSVCPTGAMTEKVALAYGKPERELEKIRTTCNFCGVGCQLDLNVDREANRIVKVTAPAPGTTVNDGNLCVKGKFANDFIHHQDRLTDPLVRNTDGVLRPATWDEALDRVVEGLQGVVERHGPHSLGFVSSSRCTGEENYLFQKMARAAFGTHNVHSCAAT from the coding sequence ATGACCGGCGAGACCCTCACAATCAACGGGACGACAGTGGACTTCCGGCCGGGAGAAACGATCCTCTCTGCGGCCCGCCGGATCGATGTCGACATTCCGACGCTCTGCCACGATGACCGGATCGACCCAGCCGCGGCCTGTCGCATCTGTCTTGTCGAAGTTACCGGGTCGCGCCTCATGCAGCCTTCGTGCCACTCCAAGACACAAGCCGGCATGGACGTCACAACCGAAAGTAAACGGGTCGCCCGCAACCGACAATTCTCGCTTTCCCTGCACATGGCCGACACTGTGTCGGACCGCACCGTGGCTGAGGACGCAAACCCCAACCGACTCTTTGAACTCGCAGACATCCACGGAACCGCAGGCCTTTGGCCGCATGTCGATTCGCCGCGCCAGGGCCGTCCGATGGACACCAATCGCTTCATCGAGTTCAGAGAAGATCGCTGTATTGGGTGCGCGTTGTGCACGAGGTACTGCGACGAAGTCGAGGGGGTCACCGCTATCACGCTTTCACATCGCGGGGCCAAAATGACGATCTCTACCGTGGATGAGCTTTCGCTCACAGACACCACGTGTGAGTTGTGTGGCGGGTGCGTCTCGGTGTGCCCGACAGGGGCAATGACAGAGAAGGTTGCTCTCGCATACGGGAAGCCCGAACGCGAACTTGAGAAAATTCGCACTACATGCAATTTTTGCGGAGTCGGGTGCCAGCTCGATCTCAACGTCGACCGCGAAGCAAACCGCATCGTGAAGGTCACCGCTCCCGCACCAGGGACCACGGTCAACGACGGCAATCTGTGTGTCAAGGGAAAGTTTGCGAACGACTTCATCCACCACCAAGATCGGCTCACTGATCCACTCGTACGCAATACCGACGGTGTGCTCCGCCCAGCAACCTGGGACGAAGCGCTGGACCGTGTCGTTGAGGGCCTGCAAGGGGTAGTGGAGAGGCACGGCCCGCATTCGCTCGGGTTCGTCTCCTCGAGCCGTTGCACAGGCGAGGAGAACTACCTTTTTCAGAAAATGGCGAGGGCTGCGTTCGGGACCCATAACGTCCATTCGTGTGCCGCCACCTGA
- a CDS encoding SLBB domain-containing protein encodes MTDNRREADNRREEVLIRIELAGGLKDDVSAAIHAETGVPEADVYGVATFYSLLYNPTDVRVCQGLSCFLAGSGNKIDEMSLAGQKFLAAACLGRCDEAPASWDPRGENPLPEVHLTPPSDDLAINLAGDDSFSYAAFAAACDNGQEWVISQLESAGLTGRGGAGFPAHIKWRGVAGQPVTERYIVLNADEGEPGTFKDREVILRRPHLVVEGLAIAAQTLQAKDIYCYVRGEFGGVRDALKAAVAAADTAGLLDDTVRWHFVDGHGAYICGEETALLESLEGKRGLPRMKPPFPVEAGFRGAPTLIHNVETIAAIPAILTRGGGWFKALGRTESGSKLYCISGHIQRPGVYEAPMGITMAELIETAGGVAGALKAFSPGGASSGFLPASMVNVALDFASLQKVGSMLGSSGVVVLNDTVDMVQAALVQAVFFEDESCGQCAPCRIGTQLLRQIIEQYRSGDTDAFEHVEDITWGMQEASICGLGQAAALPLLSAMKYFPNEFGMAVSA; translated from the coding sequence GTGACTGACAATCGTCGCGAAGCTGACAATCGTCGCGAAGAAGTGCTCATCCGCATCGAGCTGGCCGGGGGGCTGAAAGACGACGTGTCCGCCGCAATCCATGCCGAGACGGGTGTCCCCGAGGCCGATGTGTACGGGGTGGCTACGTTCTACTCCTTGTTGTACAACCCCACCGACGTCCGCGTCTGCCAGGGTCTGAGTTGTTTCCTGGCGGGCAGCGGAAACAAGATCGACGAAATGAGTCTGGCAGGTCAGAAGTTTCTCGCTGCGGCATGTCTCGGTCGCTGCGACGAGGCACCGGCGAGCTGGGATCCGCGCGGTGAAAACCCGCTTCCCGAGGTTCACCTCACGCCCCCGTCCGACGACCTCGCGATTAACCTGGCAGGCGACGACTCGTTCTCATACGCGGCTTTCGCCGCGGCGTGTGACAACGGGCAAGAATGGGTAATCAGCCAACTCGAGTCCGCCGGTCTGACGGGTAGAGGGGGAGCTGGTTTTCCAGCGCACATCAAATGGCGCGGCGTTGCCGGCCAACCAGTCACAGAACGCTACATCGTGCTCAACGCCGATGAGGGAGAACCAGGGACATTCAAAGACCGAGAGGTGATTCTGAGACGCCCCCACCTGGTTGTTGAAGGACTCGCCATTGCGGCACAAACCTTGCAAGCCAAAGACATCTACTGCTATGTGCGTGGCGAGTTTGGCGGAGTCAGAGATGCCCTCAAGGCCGCGGTGGCTGCGGCCGACACAGCAGGCCTCCTCGACGACACAGTCCGCTGGCATTTTGTCGACGGGCACGGCGCCTACATTTGTGGCGAAGAGACGGCGCTGCTCGAGTCGCTTGAGGGAAAACGCGGTTTGCCCCGAATGAAACCACCATTCCCCGTCGAAGCCGGCTTTCGTGGGGCCCCCACCCTGATCCACAATGTTGAGACTATCGCGGCCATTCCGGCGATCCTGACCCGAGGTGGTGGCTGGTTCAAGGCTCTCGGCCGAACGGAGTCTGGTTCCAAGCTGTACTGCATCTCGGGGCATATCCAGCGTCCCGGTGTGTACGAAGCACCGATGGGCATCACTATGGCCGAACTCATCGAGACGGCGGGTGGAGTGGCTGGCGCGTTAAAGGCCTTCTCCCCTGGTGGTGCCAGCTCGGGTTTCCTTCCCGCTTCGATGGTGAACGTCGCGCTCGACTTTGCTTCGCTCCAAAAAGTTGGATCGATGCTCGGCTCGTCCGGCGTCGTAGTGCTCAACGACACGGTCGACATGGTGCAAGCGGCGCTGGTACAAGCAGTGTTCTTCGAGGACGAATCGTGCGGCCAATGCGCCCCGTGCCGCATCGGGACCCAGCTCCTCCGTCAGATCATCGAGCAGTATCGCAGCGGTGACACTGATGCGTTTGAACACGTCGAGGACATCACCTGGGGCATGCAAGAAGCGAGTATTTGTGGCCTCGGACAGGCCGCTGCACTACCGTTACTTTCGGCGATGAAGTACTTCCCCAACGAATTCGGAATGGCTGTGTCCGCATGA
- the fdhD gene encoding formate dehydrogenase accessory sulfurtransferase FdhD — MEEPLEILIRHRGSTERLTVTMRTPGDEEDLTIGFLLAEGIIARVGDLQSVEKVLVDGSFHNQVLAHLSDDLAFDPDHFRRNVLTTSACGICGRSSIEHLVTRHGHPIERNSPVSLAILMSLPSALTNRQTTFATTGGLHAAAVVRPDGDIVAVREDIGRHNAVDKVIGFCATSNTPVTADHLLVVSGRASYELVQKAIVAEIGTLVSIGPPSTLAIDLATEFNLMLVGFTKSNTCNVYTCQGEVVA; from the coding sequence GTGGAAGAACCCTTGGAGATACTCATACGACACCGCGGTTCAACGGAACGCCTCACGGTGACGATGCGGACGCCAGGCGACGAAGAAGACCTCACCATCGGGTTTCTCTTGGCCGAAGGAATCATTGCCCGGGTCGGCGACCTTCAGTCCGTGGAAAAGGTTCTGGTGGACGGCTCATTCCACAATCAGGTGCTCGCACACCTGTCGGATGACTTGGCCTTTGATCCCGATCATTTTCGCCGCAACGTGCTCACCACGTCGGCGTGCGGTATCTGCGGTCGCTCGTCGATCGAGCATCTTGTAACCCGACACGGCCATCCCATCGAACGCAACAGTCCGGTGTCGCTCGCAATTTTGATGTCGCTACCGAGCGCACTCACAAACCGACAGACAACCTTCGCAACAACGGGCGGCCTGCACGCAGCCGCAGTTGTTCGCCCCGATGGTGACATCGTGGCTGTCCGCGAAGACATTGGGAGACACAACGCTGTTGACAAGGTGATCGGCTTTTGCGCCACGAGCAATACGCCGGTCACCGCCGACCATCTGCTTGTGGTGAGCGGGCGGGCAAGCTACGAGCTGGTCCAAAAGGCGATCGTTGCGGAAATCGGCACGTTGGTGTCCATAGGACCACCCAGCACGCTTGCGATCGATCTAGCCACCGAGTTCAACCTGATGCTGGTCGGGTTCACCAAGTCGAATACCTGCAACGTCTACACCTGCCAAGGCGAGGTGGTGGCGTGA
- a CDS encoding molybdenum cofactor guanylyltransferase, with protein sequence MIRHTLGVVLAGGDSVRMGSDKALLRLDETTFVQRAVKILSCAFEEVIVAGGSAQVQRLVSVPVIPDAFPDSGPLAGLMAALEYQSDNGVFLLAADMPRVTSDIVRAVAEPAVRGVYARIAVSGSRDQPLCGAYGRGCLAKAMFGIASGDRSMRAFLRRVRNVDRVQVDDAQQLVNINTPAEYQFLTAST encoded by the coding sequence GTGATTCGGCATACTCTCGGAGTGGTTCTTGCAGGCGGTGACAGCGTCCGTATGGGCTCCGACAAAGCGCTTCTGAGACTCGACGAAACGACGTTTGTGCAACGTGCGGTCAAAATCTTGTCTTGCGCGTTCGAGGAAGTCATCGTGGCCGGTGGGTCGGCGCAGGTGCAACGGCTGGTCTCGGTTCCGGTAATTCCCGACGCCTTTCCGGACTCCGGTCCGTTAGCGGGACTCATGGCGGCCCTGGAGTATCAATCCGACAATGGCGTTTTTCTTTTGGCAGCGGATATGCCGCGCGTCACATCGGACATCGTGCGAGCGGTCGCCGAGCCCGCAGTTCGCGGGGTTTACGCTCGGATTGCCGTTTCGGGTAGCCGCGACCAGCCACTGTGCGGTGCCTATGGACGTGGGTGTCTTGCCAAGGCCATGTTTGGCATTGCATCGGGGGACCGCTCCATGCGAGCGTTCCTGAGGCGCGTTAGAAACGTCGACCGCGTGCAGGTGGACGACGCTCAACAGCTCGTCAACATCAACACCCCTGCCGAGTACCAATTTCTGACGGCAAGCACATAA
- a CDS encoding Dabb family protein — protein sequence MFNHIVMFWWKSGVTAQEVAVVSAGLSSLPDQIAEIRRYEHGSDLGIGTGATNADYVLLAEFDSSESWRIYAEHPAHVAVIETSIKPIVDKIERIQFEIT from the coding sequence ATGTTCAACCACATAGTGATGTTCTGGTGGAAGTCTGGTGTAACCGCGCAAGAGGTCGCTGTGGTATCGGCGGGGTTGTCATCGTTGCCCGACCAAATCGCCGAGATCCGCCGTTACGAACATGGTTCCGACCTTGGCATCGGCACCGGGGCTACGAACGCAGATTACGTGCTGCTTGCAGAGTTCGACAGCTCTGAAAGCTGGCGAATCTACGCCGAGCATCCCGCCCATGTCGCGGTCATCGAGACGTCGATAAAGCCGATTGTTGACAAGATCGAACGCATCCAATTCGAGATCACCTAG
- the tdh gene encoding L-threonine 3-dehydrogenase — protein MKALVKTRPEPGLWLEDVQVPEFGPQDVLIRVTKTSVCGTDLHIVDWDEWAQATIETPMPIGHEFVGVIDSMGDLVEGLSVDQRVSAEGHVTCGHCRNCRAGRRRYCRNTSSVGVNRPGAFAEFVTIPATNVFPIPDSISDDIACILDPLGNATHTALEFDLVGEDVLITGAGPIGVMSVAIARHVGARYIAVTDINDFRLDIASEMGADAVINATVGTAVDAMAELGMTEGFDVGFEMSGNFRALHDMITAMNHGGNIALLGIPPSETEPIDWTDIIFRGLTLRGIYGRRVFETWYKMTSMLQTGLDVSAVITHHFDAAQFENAFEVIRSGQCGKVILNWETT, from the coding sequence GTGAAGGCACTGGTAAAAACTCGTCCTGAACCGGGACTGTGGCTTGAGGATGTGCAAGTCCCCGAATTCGGGCCACAAGACGTCCTCATTCGTGTGACCAAGACGTCAGTGTGTGGCACCGACCTCCACATTGTCGATTGGGACGAGTGGGCGCAGGCGACGATCGAAACCCCGATGCCGATCGGCCACGAATTCGTCGGGGTTATCGACTCGATGGGCGATCTCGTTGAAGGGCTGTCGGTGGATCAAAGAGTCTCCGCCGAGGGACACGTAACGTGCGGCCACTGTCGCAATTGCCGAGCGGGGCGGCGGCGCTACTGCCGCAACACGTCGAGTGTGGGCGTGAACCGTCCCGGTGCATTCGCAGAGTTCGTGACCATCCCGGCAACGAATGTCTTCCCAATACCAGACTCGATTTCTGACGACATTGCCTGCATCCTCGATCCTCTTGGCAACGCAACGCACACTGCGCTCGAGTTTGACCTCGTCGGCGAAGACGTGCTGATAACCGGCGCCGGCCCCATCGGAGTTATGTCGGTGGCAATCGCCAGACACGTCGGCGCTCGCTACATCGCGGTGACAGACATCAACGACTTCCGGCTCGACATCGCATCTGAAATGGGTGCGGACGCCGTCATCAATGCAACGGTTGGCACTGCTGTTGACGCTATGGCCGAGCTTGGTATGACGGAGGGTTTTGATGTCGGCTTCGAAATGTCCGGCAACTTTAGGGCACTACACGACATGATCACGGCAATGAACCATGGAGGAAATATCGCGCTGCTCGGCATTCCTCCGTCAGAAACTGAGCCAATCGACTGGACGGACATCATTTTCCGCGGTCTCACGCTGCGCGGAATCTACGGTAGGCGGGTGTTCGAGACTTGGTACAAAATGACTTCCATGTTGCAGACAGGACTCGACGTGTCAGCCGTGATCACCCACCACTTCGATGCGGCACAATTCGAGAACGCATTTGAAGTGATCCGCTCGGGTCAATGCGGCAAGGTAATCCTGAATTGGGAAACGACCTAG